In Vagococcus hydrophili, one DNA window encodes the following:
- the gpsB gene encoding cell division regulator GpsB: protein MAKLVYSARDILQKEFKTKVRGYDPIEVDEFLDNVIKDYEAYNQELLALKEENHRLVNKVDQLTQNQATLSRMKQDAPKTTAVTNFDILKRLSNLEKHVFGSKLEEAPASDISDNAKSMLNNAAQRVLDEKEDLDATRRF, encoded by the coding sequence TTGGCTAAATTAGTGTATTCAGCTAGAGATATTTTACAAAAAGAGTTTAAAACTAAAGTCAGAGGTTATGACCCAATTGAAGTTGATGAATTTTTAGATAATGTTATCAAAGATTATGAAGCTTATAATCAAGAGTTGTTAGCCTTAAAAGAAGAAAATCATCGCTTAGTTAACAAAGTGGATCAATTAACACAGAATCAAGCGACTTTATCAAGAATGAAACAAGATGCACCAAAAACAACAGCAGTGACTAACTTTGACATTCTAAAACGTTTGTCTAATTTAGAAAAACATGTTTTCGGTAGCAAATTAGAAGAAGCACCAGCATCTGATATTTCAGACAATGCTAAAAGCATGCTAAACAACGCAGCGCAACGAGTATTAGATGAAAAAGAAGATTTAGACGCAACAAGACGCTTCTAA
- a CDS encoding THUMP domain-containing class I SAM-dependent RNA methyltransferase, producing the protein MKEYKLVATAASGIEALVGKELRDLGIECQVENGKAIFNGNIETIAMTNLWLRTADRVKIIVAEFEATTFEELFEQTKAIAWEDILPMDAEFPVAGKSIKSTLFSVSDCQSITKKAIVTRLSEYYSRYGRLPESGVKFPLEVALLKDKVTITLDTTGPSLFKRGYRMEKGGAPLKENMAAAIIQLTNWRKDRPFYDPVCGSGTFCIEAALMGRNMAPGLNREFMFESWPWVDKVAVEKVREEAKSKIDHDVKLDITGTDIDPKMIAIAKRNADEVGLGNDITFKQMNLSDFTTDKEYGVIVANPPYGERLGEEETVQALYKLMGKTYRSMPTWSKYFLTSDLTFEKHYGPRSTKKRKLYNGALRTDLFQYWGTRPPRKPREERE; encoded by the coding sequence ATGAAAGAATATAAATTAGTTGCAACAGCTGCTAGTGGGATTGAAGCACTAGTAGGAAAAGAATTAAGAGATTTAGGTATCGAGTGCCAAGTTGAAAATGGAAAAGCTATTTTTAATGGCAATATTGAAACGATTGCCATGACTAATCTATGGTTAAGAACAGCTGACCGTGTAAAAATAATTGTCGCTGAGTTTGAAGCGACAACGTTTGAAGAACTATTTGAACAAACAAAAGCAATTGCTTGGGAAGATATCTTACCAATGGATGCTGAATTCCCGGTTGCTGGAAAATCAATTAAATCAACTTTATTTAGTGTTTCAGATTGTCAATCAATTACTAAAAAAGCGATTGTTACTCGCTTAAGTGAGTATTATTCAAGATATGGTCGTTTACCAGAGTCGGGAGTTAAATTTCCACTCGAAGTGGCGTTACTTAAAGATAAAGTAACCATTACATTAGATACAACAGGACCAAGTTTGTTTAAACGAGGGTATCGAATGGAAAAAGGTGGGGCACCACTTAAAGAAAATATGGCAGCAGCTATTATTCAATTAACTAATTGGCGCAAAGATCGTCCGTTTTATGATCCAGTATGTGGTTCAGGAACATTTTGTATTGAGGCAGCTCTAATGGGTCGTAATATGGCACCTGGTCTTAATCGTGAGTTTATGTTTGAATCATGGCCATGGGTAGATAAAGTAGCAGTTGAAAAAGTTCGTGAGGAAGCGAAGAGTAAAATAGATCACGATGTAAAATTAGACATTACGGGAACAGACATTGATCCGAAAATGATCGCAATTGCAAAAAGAAATGCTGATGAAGTTGGTTTAGGGAACGACATTACCTTTAAACAAATGAATTTAAGTGATTTTACGACTGATAAAGAATATGGTGTTATTGTTGCCAATCCGCCATACGGTGAACGTTTAGGTGAGGAAGAAACGGTTCAGGCATTATATAAGCTAATGGGTAAAACGTATCGTTCAATGCCAACATGGAGTAAATATTTCTTAACAAGTGATTTAACCTTCGAAAAACATTACGGACCAAGATCAACGAAGAAAAGAAAATTATATAATGGGGCATTACGTACTGATTTATTCCAATACTGGGGCACACGTCCTCCAAGAAAACCAAGAGAAGAGAGGGAATAA
- a CDS encoding carboxypeptidase M32: MTKEQEFLAYLKEISLLQEAVGLSEWDSQTGMPEKGATYRAEMSSYLSGMAFEKSTNQTMKDYLTYFEANQDELSDFGKQVFAKTKENFDLNNNIPVDRFQAFSKLTSNAHSIWVNAREAKDYAIYKETLEEIIKMTKEFIPLWKKSEATNYDVLLNQYEPGMTTAILDDVFKQVKDGIMAIRAEIEEKGTTPRTDFVSYNVPIENQREFVSTVIERIGYDFSKGRLDDTVHPFMLNLNRNDARITTRWAENDFTMATLGTIHEAGHGMYEQHVDAKYDYTPLAGGTSMGIHESQSLFNEIIVGGSKAFWSKQYPLLQSLTGDTFKGIDNDTFYKGLKETKPSLVRIESDSLTYPLHIIIRYEIEKMIFNDEIDVADLPKIWNDKYEEYLGIRPENDLEGILQDVHWAGGSFGYFPSYALGYMYAAQLHHAMNKVMDVEEILASDDYSAIREWLTENIHQYGSSRKPNQLIMDATGESLNPQYLIDYMKDLYFDVYQVR; the protein is encoded by the coding sequence ATGACTAAAGAGCAAGAATTTTTAGCTTACTTAAAAGAAATTTCATTGCTTCAAGAAGCAGTTGGCCTATCTGAATGGGATAGCCAAACTGGTATGCCTGAAAAAGGAGCTACTTACCGTGCTGAAATGTCTAGTTATTTATCAGGAATGGCCTTTGAAAAATCAACGAACCAAACCATGAAAGATTACTTAACATATTTTGAAGCCAATCAAGACGAGTTGTCAGATTTTGGTAAACAAGTTTTTGCAAAAACAAAAGAAAATTTTGATTTAAACAATAATATTCCTGTAGATCGTTTCCAAGCTTTCTCAAAATTAACATCAAACGCGCATAGTATTTGGGTAAATGCTAGAGAAGCTAAAGATTACGCTATCTACAAAGAAACCTTAGAAGAAATTATTAAAATGACGAAAGAATTTATTCCTTTGTGGAAAAAATCTGAAGCGACAAACTATGATGTTCTTTTAAATCAATACGAACCTGGTATGACAACAGCTATTTTAGATGATGTCTTCAAACAAGTTAAAGATGGCATTATGGCTATTAGAGCGGAGATTGAAGAAAAAGGAACGACTCCACGTACTGATTTTGTCAGCTACAATGTGCCAATCGAAAACCAAAGAGAATTCGTCTCAACAGTTATCGAAAGAATTGGTTACGACTTTTCTAAAGGTCGTTTAGATGATACAGTTCATCCTTTCATGTTGAACTTAAACCGAAATGACGCTCGTATTACAACAAGATGGGCTGAAAATGACTTCACGATGGCGACATTAGGTACGATTCATGAAGCAGGTCACGGCATGTATGAACAACACGTGGACGCTAAATATGATTACACACCACTTGCTGGTGGAACTTCTATGGGAATCCATGAGTCACAATCATTATTTAATGAAATTATTGTGGGTGGAAGTAAAGCCTTCTGGAGTAAACAATATCCATTATTACAATCATTAACTGGTGATACATTTAAAGGGATTGATAATGATACATTCTACAAGGGGCTTAAAGAAACAAAACCAAGTCTTGTTCGGATTGAATCAGATTCATTAACTTACCCATTACACATTATTATTCGTTATGAAATCGAAAAAATGATTTTTAACGATGAAATCGACGTGGCAGATCTTCCAAAAATCTGGAACGATAAATATGAAGAGTATTTAGGTATTCGTCCAGAAAATGATTTAGAAGGTATCCTACAAGATGTTCACTGGGCTGGTGGGAGCTTTGGTTACTTCCCATCATATGCTTTAGGTTATATGTATGCGGCCCAATTACATCATGCCATGAACAAAGTCATGGATGTAGAAGAAATTCTAGCGTCAGATGATTATTCAGCGATTCGCGAATGGTTAACTGAAAACATCCATCAATACGGAAGTTCAAGAAAACCAAATCAATTAATTATGGATGCAACAGGCGAGAGCTTAAATCCACAATATTTGATTGATTACATGAAAGATTTATATTTTGATGTTTATCAAGTGAGATAG